A region from the Musa acuminata AAA Group cultivar baxijiao chromosome BXJ1-10, Cavendish_Baxijiao_AAA, whole genome shotgun sequence genome encodes:
- the LOC135582915 gene encoding uncharacterized protein LOC135582915 isoform X3 — MENQHQQEHTPATMIWTLMTIGNGSILGGFKILCHMRILYQQILRILVQTHASKYLILYNNLRLPLQHDECGSAGHGGQNYVHITADDGRSTLKEHNGSMVDKIEASDLQRKHDRSKACEDDDEWRHDGYFELEAEASAPRKRPAFSEKKMPAEDVPPTRSELRNRHDRQTFGVSGRMEKENYFSHGDELERFFHQADDKHDSRGDRYHQRNETYRAGYQSRERHGSRDTRGRETFAGRYGEKKTYRQGGLQVERWRHDHFDEANRSPTPKNEEEQIAKVEALLAL; from the exons ATGGAAAACCAGCATCAGCAAGAACATACTCCCGCAACCATGATTTGGACATTGATGACAATAGGGAATGGAAGCATCTTGGGCGGTTTCAAGATACTTTGCCATATGAGAATTCTTTATCAGCAGATTCTAAG GATTCTTGTTCAGACCCATGCCTCAAAGTACCTCATTTTATATAACAATCTTAGGCTACCTTTGCAGCACGATGAATGTGGCAGTGCTGGGCATGGTGGTCAAAACTATGTTCACATAACTGCTG ACGATGGACGGAGTACTTTAAAAGAGCATAATGGCAGCATGGTGGACAAGATAGAGGCATCTGATTTGCAGAGGAAACATGACAGGAGTAAAGCATGTGAAGATGACGACGAGTGGAGACATGATGGGTATTTTGAATTGGAGGCTGAGGCATCAGCTCCCAGGAAAAGGCCTGCATTCAGTGAAAAAAAAATGCCAGCAGAAGATGTCCCTCCCACTAGATCAGAACTCAGAAACCGCCATGATCGACAAACTTTTGGTGTTTCAGGACGGATGGAAAAGGAAAACTACTTTTCACATGGAGATGAGCTTGAGAGATTTTTCCATCAGGCCGACGATAAACATGATAGCCGGGGAGACAGATATCACCAAAGAAATGAAACGTACAGAGCTGGTTATCAGTCGAGAGAGAGGCATGGTAGCAGGGACACAAGGGGCAGGGAAACTTTTGCTGGAAGATACGGCGAGAAAAAAACCTATCGACAGGGTGGTTTGCAAGTAGAAAGATGGAGGCATGATCATTTTGATGAAGCAAATAGAAGCCCAACCCCAAAGAATGAAGAAGAGCAGATAGCTAAGGTTGAAGCACTGTTGGCTCTGTAG
- the LOC135582915 gene encoding uncharacterized protein LOC135582915 isoform X2, which translates to MADACPPDRKGKKKGNPVQKDSGDMENQHQQEHTPATMIWTLMTIGNGSILGGFKILCHMRILYQQILRILVQTHASKYLILYNNLRLPLQHDECGSAGHGGQNYVHITADDGRSTLKEHNGSMVDKIEASDLQRKHDRSKACEDDDEWRHDGYFELEAEASAPRKRPAFSEKKMPAEDVPPTRSELRNRHDRQTFGVSGRMEKENYFSHGDELERFFHQADDKHDSRGDRYHQRNETYRAGYQSRERHGSRDTRGRETFAGRYGEKKTYRQGGLQVERWRHDHFDEANRSPTPKNEEEQIAKVEALLAL; encoded by the exons ATGGCAGACGCCTGTCCTCCCGATCggaaagggaaaaagaaagggaACCCAG TCCAAAAAGATTCAGGAGACATGGAAAACCAGCATCAGCAAGAACATACTCCCGCAACCATGATTTGGACATTGATGACAATAGGGAATGGAAGCATCTTGGGCGGTTTCAAGATACTTTGCCATATGAGAATTCTTTATCAGCAGATTCTAAG GATTCTTGTTCAGACCCATGCCTCAAAGTACCTCATTTTATATAACAATCTTAGGCTACCTTTGCAGCACGATGAATGTGGCAGTGCTGGGCATGGTGGTCAAAACTATGTTCACATAACTGCTG ACGATGGACGGAGTACTTTAAAAGAGCATAATGGCAGCATGGTGGACAAGATAGAGGCATCTGATTTGCAGAGGAAACATGACAGGAGTAAAGCATGTGAAGATGACGACGAGTGGAGACATGATGGGTATTTTGAATTGGAGGCTGAGGCATCAGCTCCCAGGAAAAGGCCTGCATTCAGTGAAAAAAAAATGCCAGCAGAAGATGTCCCTCCCACTAGATCAGAACTCAGAAACCGCCATGATCGACAAACTTTTGGTGTTTCAGGACGGATGGAAAAGGAAAACTACTTTTCACATGGAGATGAGCTTGAGAGATTTTTCCATCAGGCCGACGATAAACATGATAGCCGGGGAGACAGATATCACCAAAGAAATGAAACGTACAGAGCTGGTTATCAGTCGAGAGAGAGGCATGGTAGCAGGGACACAAGGGGCAGGGAAACTTTTGCTGGAAGATACGGCGAGAAAAAAACCTATCGACAGGGTGGTTTGCAAGTAGAAAGATGGAGGCATGATCATTTTGATGAAGCAAATAGAAGCCCAACCCCAAAGAATGAAGAAGAGCAGATAGCTAAGGTTGAAGCACTGTTGGCTCTGTAG
- the LOC135582915 gene encoding uncharacterized protein LOC135582915 isoform X1 — protein sequence MPEERRRREGGEGGGSLSRREGRDCDGRRLSSRSEREKEREPSPKRFRRHGKPASARTYSRNHDLDIDDNREWKHLGRFQDTLPYENSLSADSKHDECGSAGHGGQNYVHITADDGRSTLKEHNGSMVDKIEASDLQRKHDRSKACEDDDEWRHDGYFELEAEASAPRKRPAFSEKKMPAEDVPPTRSELRNRHDRQTFGVSGRMEKENYFSHGDELERFFHQADDKHDSRGDRYHQRNETYRAGYQSRERHGSRDTRGRETFAGRYGEKKTYRQGGLQVERWRHDHFDEANRSPTPKNEEEQIAKVEALLAL from the exons ATGCCGGAGGAGCGGAGACGAAGGGAAGGCGGGGAGGGAGGAGGATCGTTGTCTCGTCGAGAGGGCCGTGATTGCGATGGCAGACGCCTGTCCTCCCGATCggaaagggaaaaagaaagggaACCCAG TCCAAAAAGATTCAGGAGACATGGAAAACCAGCATCAGCAAGAACATACTCCCGCAACCATGATTTGGACATTGATGACAATAGGGAATGGAAGCATCTTGGGCGGTTTCAAGATACTTTGCCATATGAGAATTCTTTATCAGCAGATTCTAAG CACGATGAATGTGGCAGTGCTGGGCATGGTGGTCAAAACTATGTTCACATAACTGCTG ACGATGGACGGAGTACTTTAAAAGAGCATAATGGCAGCATGGTGGACAAGATAGAGGCATCTGATTTGCAGAGGAAACATGACAGGAGTAAAGCATGTGAAGATGACGACGAGTGGAGACATGATGGGTATTTTGAATTGGAGGCTGAGGCATCAGCTCCCAGGAAAAGGCCTGCATTCAGTGAAAAAAAAATGCCAGCAGAAGATGTCCCTCCCACTAGATCAGAACTCAGAAACCGCCATGATCGACAAACTTTTGGTGTTTCAGGACGGATGGAAAAGGAAAACTACTTTTCACATGGAGATGAGCTTGAGAGATTTTTCCATCAGGCCGACGATAAACATGATAGCCGGGGAGACAGATATCACCAAAGAAATGAAACGTACAGAGCTGGTTATCAGTCGAGAGAGAGGCATGGTAGCAGGGACACAAGGGGCAGGGAAACTTTTGCTGGAAGATACGGCGAGAAAAAAACCTATCGACAGGGTGGTTTGCAAGTAGAAAGATGGAGGCATGATCATTTTGATGAAGCAAATAGAAGCCCAACCCCAAAGAATGAAGAAGAGCAGATAGCTAAGGTTGAAGCACTGTTGGCTCTGTAG